From Temnothorax longispinosus isolate EJ_2023e chromosome 3, Tlon_JGU_v1, whole genome shotgun sequence, one genomic window encodes:
- the Spin gene encoding protein spinster isoform X2, with protein MVDDRAPVNTENKYRAVNADQDDPRETRVKATMPSELRSISAADWITVVVLCFVNLINYMDRFTVAGVLPDIKHDFDIGNDKSGLLQTAFILSYMVFAPLFGYLGDRYNRKFIMSSGVFLWCLTTFIGSYMKTFGWFLFFRALVGIGEASYSTIAPTIISDLFVKDVRSKMLALFYFAIPVGSGLGYITGGETARISGHWQWGLRITPILGIVAILLLLTVVRDPIRGEREGGVHLTSTTWSYDIKELLKNSSFMLSTAGFTCVAFVTGALAWWAPTYLELGFKLLPYGANVDPDDVAYKFGLIGMASGLIGVPLGSTIAQKLRTYWQQADPLICAVGLLISAPLLFFAMITANTNPTLCYTLVFFGQLSLNLNWAIVADILLYVVIPTRRSTAEAFQILIAHALGDAGSPYLIGLISEGLKSSFLSDLAVGEQSSVHDNQNVAVEFRSLQYAMFLTMFVEVLGALFFFLTALHIQKDKALVDLAIADKYLDTKNNGQAESTHL; from the exons ATGGTAGACGATCGTGCGCCCGTCAACACGGAAAATAAGTATCGTGCGGTAAATGCGGATCAGGACGACCCGAGGGAGACGCGCGTGAAAGCAACGATGCCGTCGGAGCTGAGGTCGATCAGCGCGGCCGACTGGATCACAGTCGTGGTTCTCTGCTTCGTGaatcttataaattacatgGACCGTTTTACGGTCGCTG GTGTACTGCCGGATATCAAGCATGACTTTGATATCGGCAACGATAAGTCTGGACTACTGCAAACAGCGTTCATTTTGAGCTACATGGTGTTTGCGCCGTTATTCGGATATCTGGGAGATCGTTATAATAGAAAGTTTATTATGAGCAGTGGCGTATTTCTATGGTGCCTAACGACATTTATTGGTTCTTACATGAAA acATTTGGATGGTTCCTATTCTTTAGAGCACTTGTTGGCATAGGAGAAGCTAGTTACTCTACAATCGCGCCAACGATTATTAgcgatttattcgtaaaagATGTGCGTTCTAAAATGCTCGCCTTATTTTACTTTGCTATTCCAGTTGGAAG TGGTTTAGGATATATTACGGGAGGTGAAACAGCTCGTATTTCTGGTCACTGGCAGTGGGGATTACGTATTACTCCTATATTAGGTATTGTAGCGATTCTTCTGTTACTCACTGTAGTAAGAGATCCTATCAGAGGTGAACGAGAAGGAGGTGTTCATTTGACAAGTACTACATGGTCGTATGATATCAAGgagttattaaaaaa TTCGAGCTTTATGCTGTCTACTGCAGGATTTACTTGCGTGGCGTTTGTCACTGGTGCGCTGGCATGGTGGGCGCCAACATATCTAGAATTAGGTTTTAAATTACTTCCTTATGGAGCAAATGTTGATCCAGATGA TGTTGCATATAAGTTTGGATTAATCGGTATGGCATCCGGTTTAATAGGTGTACCCTTAGGCTCTACTATAGCACAAAAATTACGAACTTATTGGCAACAAGCTGATCCTCTGATATGCGCCGTAGGTCTTCTAATAAGTGCTCCTTTATTATTCTTCGCTATGATTACTGCCAATACAAATCCTACTCTTTGTTATACATTAGTATTCTTTGGTCAGttatcattaaatttgaattggGCTATTGTAGCTGATATATTACTG TATGTAGTAATTCCCACAAGAAGATCTACAGCAGAGGCATTCCAAATACTCATTGCACATGCTCTCGGAGATGCAGGCAGTCCTTACCTTATTGGACTT aTATCAGAAGGATTAAAGTCATCGTTCTTGTCAGATTTAGCTGTAGGAGAACAATCTAGTGTTCATGACAATCAAAATGTAGCTGTCGAGTTTCGTAGCCTACAATATGCAATGTTTCTGACAATGTTTGTCGAAGTACTCGGTGCTCTATTCTTCTTCCTAACAGCATTGCATATACAGAAGGATAAGGCATTAGTCGACCTTGCTATCGCgg ACAAATATCTAGATACTAAGAATAATGGGCAAGCTGAATCAACGCATTTATAG
- the Spin gene encoding protein spinster isoform X1, whose amino-acid sequence MVDDRAPVNTENKYRAVNADQDDPRETRVKATMPSELRSISAADWITVVVLCFVNLINYMDRFTVAGVLPDIKHDFDIGNDKSGLLQTAFILSYMVFAPLFGYLGDRYNRKFIMSSGVFLWCLTTFIGSYMKTFGWFLFFRALVGIGEASYSTIAPTIISDLFVKDVRSKMLALFYFAIPVGSGLGYITGGETARISGHWQWGLRITPILGIVAILLLLTVVRDPIRGEREGGVHLTSTTWSYDIKELLKNSSFMLSTAGFTCVAFVTGALAWWAPTYLELGFKLLPYGANVDPDDVAYKFGLIGMASGLIGVPLGSTIAQKLRTYWQQADPLICAVGLLISAPLLFFAMITANTNPTLCYTLVFFGQLSLNLNWAIVADILLYVVIPTRRSTAEAFQILIAHALGDAGSPYLIGLISEGLKSSFLSDLAVGEQSSVHDNQNVAVEFRSLQYAMFLTMFVEVLGALFFFLTALHIQKDKALVDLAIAGGSLSDSVCICNDPVNSELQNDTNTILEFNRHQVEPSD is encoded by the exons ATGGTAGACGATCGTGCGCCCGTCAACACGGAAAATAAGTATCGTGCGGTAAATGCGGATCAGGACGACCCGAGGGAGACGCGCGTGAAAGCAACGATGCCGTCGGAGCTGAGGTCGATCAGCGCGGCCGACTGGATCACAGTCGTGGTTCTCTGCTTCGTGaatcttataaattacatgGACCGTTTTACGGTCGCTG GTGTACTGCCGGATATCAAGCATGACTTTGATATCGGCAACGATAAGTCTGGACTACTGCAAACAGCGTTCATTTTGAGCTACATGGTGTTTGCGCCGTTATTCGGATATCTGGGAGATCGTTATAATAGAAAGTTTATTATGAGCAGTGGCGTATTTCTATGGTGCCTAACGACATTTATTGGTTCTTACATGAAA acATTTGGATGGTTCCTATTCTTTAGAGCACTTGTTGGCATAGGAGAAGCTAGTTACTCTACAATCGCGCCAACGATTATTAgcgatttattcgtaaaagATGTGCGTTCTAAAATGCTCGCCTTATTTTACTTTGCTATTCCAGTTGGAAG TGGTTTAGGATATATTACGGGAGGTGAAACAGCTCGTATTTCTGGTCACTGGCAGTGGGGATTACGTATTACTCCTATATTAGGTATTGTAGCGATTCTTCTGTTACTCACTGTAGTAAGAGATCCTATCAGAGGTGAACGAGAAGGAGGTGTTCATTTGACAAGTACTACATGGTCGTATGATATCAAGgagttattaaaaaa TTCGAGCTTTATGCTGTCTACTGCAGGATTTACTTGCGTGGCGTTTGTCACTGGTGCGCTGGCATGGTGGGCGCCAACATATCTAGAATTAGGTTTTAAATTACTTCCTTATGGAGCAAATGTTGATCCAGATGA TGTTGCATATAAGTTTGGATTAATCGGTATGGCATCCGGTTTAATAGGTGTACCCTTAGGCTCTACTATAGCACAAAAATTACGAACTTATTGGCAACAAGCTGATCCTCTGATATGCGCCGTAGGTCTTCTAATAAGTGCTCCTTTATTATTCTTCGCTATGATTACTGCCAATACAAATCCTACTCTTTGTTATACATTAGTATTCTTTGGTCAGttatcattaaatttgaattggGCTATTGTAGCTGATATATTACTG TATGTAGTAATTCCCACAAGAAGATCTACAGCAGAGGCATTCCAAATACTCATTGCACATGCTCTCGGAGATGCAGGCAGTCCTTACCTTATTGGACTT aTATCAGAAGGATTAAAGTCATCGTTCTTGTCAGATTTAGCTGTAGGAGAACAATCTAGTGTTCATGACAATCAAAATGTAGCTGTCGAGTTTCGTAGCCTACAATATGCAATGTTTCTGACAATGTTTGTCGAAGTACTCGGTGCTCTATTCTTCTTCCTAACAGCATTGCATATACAGAAGGATAAGGCATTAGTCGACCTTGCTATCGCgg gtGGAAGTCTTTCAGACTCAGTATGTATTTGCAATGATCCAGTTAACAGCGAATTACAAAATGATACAAATACGATACTAGAATTTAACAGGCATCAAGTGGAACCGTCTGACTAG